The Macaca nemestrina isolate mMacNem1 chromosome 15, mMacNem.hap1, whole genome shotgun sequence genome segment CTGGTAAGCCAGATGCCCGCCTGAGCAGGTGGGCAGGGGCTGCCTGACCGGTAAGACTGGTTCCCGGTTGGGGCCCTCTGAGGGAGTTCTCCATCCCTGTGTTCACACACACAAGGTCCTCCAATCCAGGTTAAAACCAGCCttttaggagaaaaacaaaaccaccctCTGCTCCCAGACAAGTCCTCAGTTCCCCAACAGGCTAACTAGAAAGTAAACCTACATAAAGATCCTGCCTCATTCCTTTCTGTCCTGAGAACATAAAGGGGCTCTGTGGGTTAGGCTCTAGAGCTACCAAGTCAGAGCAGATCAAAGCTTTTGGTGTTAAGCAGCAGCTCTGGGTGCCCAGCTCTGTGTCCCATGATCCCAGGGTGGTCTGAGAGGCATAGCTGGAGTCTACTGATCAGCAAGGCCAGTGTTCTGTGTTGGGGAATCTGGTGCCTCAGGAGTGTAGGGAGTCCCAGATGCACTTGTTCCAGTCCCTCCCTCGGCAGCCATTCAAGCGGGGAAGTCGCTGGAGGAGCCCAGTCTCCCGCCCCCAGAGGGGGCCCCACGCCTGGTGCCAGAAACACAAAGGGAGCCCAGGGAGAAGAATGGTGAGGTCCGGTGGCTCTGGCCTGAGGAATCCCGCCCCAAGAGGAGAGACAGTAGGGCACACTTAGCGTCAAAGAACTTCCCTGAGGGAACAGAAAGCAGGTCTCAGGCATACCATCTCAAAATAAGGGCCCTTAAAACACTCTCCCAAACCTGGCATGACTCTATAAGGTCAAGTGACCCCCACAAATGCCACCGCCCCGGATCTTGGCAGGGGCCTTTTCAGGACTAAGATACGTGTGGCAGCGGAgcaggggaggaagagggggCCTTTCCTCACCTGGAGAAGCCTTTCCCACAGCTCTGGCAGATGTAAGGCTTGCCCACGGACCCATCATGGGACCGCACATGGTAGGACATGCGGTCTTTTCTCTTGAACCGCAGCCCACACACAGGGCAGGAATAGGGCTTCTCCCCAGAGTGGGACAGCTTGTGCCGGTTGAGATGATACACATCACGGAAGATCTTGCCGCAGATCTCACAAGCCACCTGCTTCCTGGTCCGGCTCCTCTTTCGGGGGCCGTCGGGGTCTTCAGAGATGGGTAGCCCATTCTCACCCAGCCTCGGAGGAGGAAGGTCGATGTAGCCCAGCTGGAGGCTGGTGACACCGTGCTGGGCCTCATGCTGCCGGAGCCGGTTGGCATCAGTGAACACCTTCCCACACAGACCGCATGGAAGGATGCCGGCCTCCCTCAGGCCCCCTGGGGACCCAAACATTGAGTCCAGCAGGTTGGCCTTCCTTGGGCGGCCCCGGCCTCGCTTGCCAGTCAGGGGAGGGGCACTGGATGCCACATTGGGGAATGGGGAAGTCAGCAGTTGTGGGGATAGGGGTCCAGCCACCATGGGCAAGCGGTCCACCCCAGGTAACACAGGCAAGGAGGCTTGGCCTGCAATGGCTGCACCAGCCGCCCGAGCTGCCTCCTCCTCTGGCTGCATGCTGCCCGCGATGCCATTGCTGTTGGCTGCCAAGGCTGCCCCGTTGGTCATGTCCAAAGGGAAGCCCAAGTCCGAGGTCCCAGGGGGGCGAAAGAGCATTATATCGGCGCGGGCAGGGGGTACCAGGATCTGTACGTTGGACTGTTTGATGACTTCCTGGCAGATCTCTATAACCGACCTCATCAGCAGGAACTTGGCGGCCGTCATGAGTTCGGGAAAGCTCTCCAGTCGCACCACGATGCGGGAAGTGTAGGCGAAGTCCAGAATGTCCCCAAATACCTTGGAGCTGATAGTGTGCATCTCCAGCTCCCGGCTGCCCCCGGCCCCGCCGCCTGGGGCTGCCGTCGCGCCCCCTACATCAGCCGGATCCCCGTCCGCAGCTCCGCTGTCGCCCAACTGGGCGCTGAACACCGATTCAAAGTACTCGCTGCAGGCGGCCAGCACGGCGCGGTGCGCTGGGAAGCTCTCGTCGCCTACCCGCAGCAGCACGTCGCAGAAGCGCCCGCCGTTCTTGCGCTGCTGGTTCAGGTTGTGCAGCATCTCCGTGCTGTGTCTGCTCACCTGGTACGTGTAGCAGCCAGACGGGCCGCAGGAAGCGTCGTTCACCCGCTCCATGGCCGCCGCCCCCTCCCACTAGCCCGGCCGCCGCACCTGCccgccccctcccttcccctaggCAGCGAGAAGCGGGGCACAGCAGACGTGTCCACACTCCCCACACGTGCCGGCCCGGGGCTCTGTAGTCTCGCAGGTGCGCCAAGCGTACACGCCCCCAGCCCGGATCGGACTGTCTAGACTGCGGGGTGCACCACCATCCCCCACATAGCCAACCCCCGCCCTCGCTGGACTGCGCGCCGCTCTCTCCCCTCCGCCCGCCCGCCTCCCCTTCCCGGTCTACCTTCCGGGGGGGTGCGCGAGCGAAGAGGTGCGCCCCTCCTGCAAACGCGCCTGCCACCTCCCCTCCCGCCCGCCAGGCGGCGCCGGCGCGCAGTCAAGAAGGGCACGCGCACgcggggaggagaaggagggggtcCGCCGCGCAGGCGCGCGCGCGCGCCGCGGCTTTTCCCGGGCCCGCTGGGGGCGCGCGCTGCGTCCCCTGCAAAGCGCGAGCCGGGGCGGGGGCGCCGGAGCGGAGGAAACAAAAGGCgaaggcggcggcggcggggcgcGCACGGGGGCGGTGGCGCGGGCCGGGTCCCGGAGCCTGGagggcggtggcggcggcggcggctggagcgggcgggcggcggcggcggcggcagagTAGGCCCTTCCCCGGGCCGGGAGAAGGCGGCGGCGGAGCGGCGGCGTTGCGGCCCCGGGCTCCGTGTGTTCGGAGCGGAGGAAAGATGGCAGCGGCTGCACTTCCTCTTGCACTTTCACCCCtggggggaggagaaggagggggcgATACCAACAACACCCCCCCCTCTCGcttgcagaaaaaaaagaaacggcGAGCTCAGAGTGGGGGGCCCCTGGCGCCCCCGGCCTTGCACGTGCGCGCCCGGATGCCTAGTCCGGGCCGCCTCGCGCTGCAAACTTTCCACTTTCTTTGTGCCGAGCGCCCCCCCCCTCACCAAGCCGAGGATGCACATCCCCCCTTCCCTATTTATACACCCCCCCCCGCAGCTCTGCTCCCCCCGCTTCCTGCCCCCCCTCCCCATTCCCCAGATCCGCCAATGCTAGAGCAGCCTGAGCCCCCGTCCGGCCCCCGCCTCCCCACCCCGCCCGCGGGGCCGGGGGCTGCAGTCTCAGCCCCCCCGGACCAATGCAAACGAAGCGCCGAGCCAGCAAACCAGCTCCCACTGCCCCTCCCCTGCCCGCTGAGAGTGGCGGCTAGCAGGGTTGGGGGGGGGGCAGGAACTGAGGGGTGCGGATCCGGGCCCCCCAGCCTGCGATGCGCACTCGCAGGTCGAGCGGGCGTCGTCCACCCTTCGGAGCCCCGCTTTCATGCGCGAAATCCCCAGAAGTCGCCTGCGACCGCCTCCCTGCTTCAAACACCAGAGAGGGCCTGGGGTCCTGGCCGGAGACAGGCCGAACCTCCGGAGCTCCTTCTGCACCCGGTACATGGACCGAAGTGATGGGCTACGCGCCCGGAAGAGCTGGGGAGATGAGGCCAGCGTCCAGCTTCTCCCCCAAACCCAGCACGCCGAGCTTTGTCCCCGGGGAGCGTGAAGTCACCAGCTCCGGGAGGCGACAATATGAGGGCGATGGACGGGGCAGGGACCCCCGGAAGCCCCAGCAGTTCTCGGGGAAGTGGGGGTGCCGGAGGAGTCGGGGACACTCTCGGGCCTCTCCAAGCCGGGAGCATCCCCAGCGCCCGCAGCCCTGTGAGACGCCGGGTGTTCTGGTTATGGGCCCTGCCGCCAGGCCTCGGCGCTTTGTCCCGGGCCCGCCCGGGGATGCTACCGCGCTAGAGTTGTACACCAAGGTTTGCCTTCCCAGGAAGCGCTGGCGGCCGCCTGGCGCAGAGCCCCAGGCAGCAGGCGCCGCGTGTGCGGGCGGGAAGTTCCCACAGTTGCAAAGAGGGAGCGAAGTATGTGTTCCAAACTTTCCACGGTTCCAAACTGAGCGCTTCCATTAAGAGAAGCGGTGTGCGGGGGAAAAGCATTCTGGGTATTAGCATGCAAATGAACGGGCCCGGCTTCCAACTCCGCTCGGGATTCCCACCGCTACGCGCCGAGCTCGCGCCCAGCCACGCGCGCCCTGAGGCTTCCGGGCGTTGCCCTGGCGTTTGATCCGAGTTCAAAATCGAGACATCTACCTTCTGGTTTTGTGTCCCAGTGCTTAGTCACTTGGCCTCCCTGAGATTCAGTTAAACTGACTGTTACTTAACCTGTACACGGGGACAGCAGCACCTGTCTTGCACACCTCCGCTCTAGGGCATAGTATATGCCAAACTCTGTTGGAGAGAATGAATGAGCCTTAGAGGCTTGAAGAAAGTTCCCTGgacatgaagccaggagttctgTGTCCTAAGCCCAGACTCACTGTCACTTTGGGCTAGTGACTCCTTCTCTGAGCCACAGCTTTCTTGGGCGGATTTTGGGAACTGGCacgttttatttttgagagagctGCTGGGAAAGGgtccgggcgcggcggctcacgcctgtaatcccagcactttgggaggctgaggtgggcggagcacctgaggtcgggagttcgagaccagtctgaccaagatggagaaaccccgtctctactaaaaacaaaaattcagccgggcgtggtggcacatgcctataatcctagttactcggaaggttgagtcaggagaatcacttgaacccgggaggcggaggttgcggcgagccgagatcgcgccattgcactccagcctgggcaacaagagtgaaactgtcttaaaaaaaaaaaaaaaagagagagagagagataaagaaggGTTTGCTCTGAGTGTCCAGTGTATACACACATCGTCTCTCCATAGTAGGTGTAGATATTCCCATTCTACCATTGGAACTGGGTAAGGAGtaacctgcccaaggccacacagatagtgatggagccaggattcaaactgcTAAA includes the following:
- the LOC105487206 gene encoding POZ-, AT hook-, and zinc finger-containing protein 1 isoform X2, with amino-acid sequence MERVNDASCGPSGCYTYQVSRHSTEMLHNLNQQRKNGGRFCDVLLRVGDESFPAHRAVLAACSEYFESVFSAQLGDSGAADGDPADVGGATAAPGGGAGGSRELEMHTISSKVFGDILDFAYTSRIVVRLESFPELMTAAKFLLMRSVIEICQEVIKQSNVQILVPPARADIMLFRPPGTSDLGFPLDMTNGAALAANSNGIAGSMQPEEEAARAAGAAIAGQASLPVLPGVDRLPMVAGPLSPQLLTSPFPNVASSAPPLTGKRGRGRPRKANLLDSMFGSPGGLREAGILPCGLCGKVFTDANRLRQHEAQHGVTSLQLGYIDLPPPRLGENGLPISEDPDGPRKRSRTRKQVACEICGKIFRDVYHLNRHKLSHSGEKPYSCPVCGLRFKRKDRMSYHVRSHDGSVGKPYICQSCGKGFSRPDHLNGHIKQVHTSERPHKCQTCNASFATRDRLRSHLACHEDKVPCQVCGKYLRAAYMADHLKKHSEGPSNFCSICNREGQKCSHQDPIESSDSYGDLSDASDLKTPEKQSANGSFSCDMAVPKNKMESDGEKKYPCPECGSFFRSKSYLNKHIQKVHVRALGGPLGDLGPALGSPFSPQQNMSLLESFGFQIVQSAFASSLVDPEVDQQPMGPEGK
- the LOC105487206 gene encoding POZ-, AT hook-, and zinc finger-containing protein 1 isoform X3, which gives rise to MERVNDASCGPSGCYTYQVSRHSTEMLHNLNQQRKNGGRFCDVLLRVGDESFPAHRAVLAACSEYFESVFSAQLGDSGAADGDPADVGGATAAPGGGAGGSRELEMHTISSKVFGDILDFAYTSRIVVRLESFPELMTAAKFLLMRSVIEICQEVIKQSNVQILVPPARADIMLFRPPGTSDLGFPLDMTNGAALAANSNGIAGSMQPEEEAARAAGAAIAGQASLPVLPGVDRLPMVAGPLSPQLLTSPFPNVASSAPPLTGKRGRGRPRKANLLDSMFGSPGGLREAGILPCGLCGKVFTDANRLRQHEAQHGVTSLQLGYIDLPPPRLGENGLPISEDPDGPRKRSRTRKQVACEICGKIFRDVYHLNRHKLSHSGEKPYSCPVCGLRFKRKDRMSYHVRSHDGSVGKPYICQSCGKGFSRPDHLNGHIKQVHTSERPHKCQTCNASFATRDRLRSHLACHEDKVPCQVCGKYLRAAYMADHLKKHSEGPSNFCSICNRGLQAPGAHPEWGSSVPLRQDLWQQRRPEMLTSGSD
- the LOC105487206 gene encoding POZ-, AT hook-, and zinc finger-containing protein 1 isoform X1 gives rise to the protein MERVNDASCGPSGCYTYQVSRHSTEMLHNLNQQRKNGGRFCDVLLRVGDESFPAHRAVLAACSEYFESVFSAQLGDSGAADGDPADVGGATAAPGGGAGGSRELEMHTISSKVFGDILDFAYTSRIVVRLESFPELMTAAKFLLMRSVIEICQEVIKQSNVQILVPPARADIMLFRPPGTSDLGFPLDMTNGAALAANSNGIAGSMQPEEEAARAAGAAIAGQASLPVLPGVDRLPMVAGPLSPQLLTSPFPNVASSAPPLTGKRGRGRPRKANLLDSMFGSPGGLREAGILPCGLCGKVFTDANRLRQHEAQHGVTSLQLGYIDLPPPRLGENGLPISEDPDGPRKRSRTRKQVACEICGKIFRDVYHLNRHKLSHSGEKPYSCPVCGLRFKRKDRMSYHVRSHDGSVGKPYICQSCGKGFSRPDHLNGHIKQVHTSERPHKCQTCNASFATRDRLRSHLACHEDKVPCQVCGKYLRAAYMADHLKKHSEGPSNFCSICNRGFSSASYLKVHVKTHHGVPLPQVSRHQEPILNGGAAFHCARTYGNKEGQKCSHQDPIESSDSYGDLSDASDLKTPEKQSANGSFSCDMAVPKNKMESDGEKKYPCPECGSFFRSKSYLNKHIQKVHVRALGGPLGDLGPALGSPFSPQQNMSLLESFGFQIVQSAFASSLVDPEVDQQPMGPEGK
- the LOC105487206 gene encoding POZ-, AT hook-, and zinc finger-containing protein 1 isoform X4; this encodes MERVNDASCGPSGCYTYQVSRHSTEMLHNLNQQRKNGGRFCDVLLRVGDESFPAHRAVLAACSEYFESVFSAQLGDSGAADGDPADVGGATAAPGGGAGGSRELEMHTISSKVFGDILDFAYTSRIVVRLESFPELMTAAKFLLMRSVIEICQEVIKQSNVQILVPPARADIMLFRPPGTSDLGFPLDMTNGAALAANSNGIAGSMQPEEEAARAAGAAIAGQASLPVLPGVDRLPMVAGPLSPQLLTSPFPNVASSAPPLTGKRGRGRPRKANLLDSMFGSPGGLREAGILPCGLCGKVFTDANRLRQHEAQHGVTSLQLGYIDLPPPRLGENGLPISEDPDGPRKRSRTRKQVACEICGKIFRDVYHLNRHKLSHSGEKPYSCPVCGLRFKRKDRMSYHVRSHDGSVGKPYICQSCGKGFSRPDHLNGHIKQVHTSERPHKCQVWVGSSSGLPPLEPLPSDLPSWDFAQPALWRSSHSVPDTAFSLSLKKSFPALENLGPAHSSNALFCPAPPGYLRQGWTTPEGSRAFTQWPVG